From the genome of Vicia villosa cultivar HV-30 ecotype Madison, WI linkage group LG2, Vvil1.0, whole genome shotgun sequence, one region includes:
- the LOC131651650 gene encoding probable apyrase 6 → MRRLNARNRVGSNPNQMDPTVKRIQIRSTNLFARNNNSNSNSKCLCFKTTFIVPLFFSFLLILSYYTFFSSSSGARTRASFRYSIIVDGGSTGTRVHVFKYRVKNALDFGKKGVVTMRVNPGLSSFAEDPDGAGSSLSELVEFAKSRIPKERWRETEIRLMATAGMRMLDVEVQENIMDSCRRVLRSSGFKFSDDWASVITGSDEGVYAWVVANYALGTLGGDPSETTGIIELGGASAQVTFVSREAMLPLFSRTVKFGNITYNLYSHSLLHFGLNVAHDSWREALISGDLNLASQYIKDGLHIDPCTPAGYSYNADSWKSSPSSHSEESQNQHTVQTRGNFSACRSAALTLLQKGKESCSYQHCDIGSTFIPKLQGKFLATENFFHTSKFFGLGPRAYLSNLMTAGQKYCGEDWLRLKKKYVSHDEEDLLRHCFSSAYIVALLHDSLGIGMNDERIKVANQVRNIPLDWALGAFILQTTADTDPHNHNWIAAIFSNESPTLLTLVGIFIILLFTAWSISRWRKPQLKTIYDLEKGRYITTRVAR, encoded by the exons ATGCGACGATTGAATGCTCGCAATCGCGTCGGCTCAAATCCAAACCAAATGGATCCAACCGTGAAACGGATCCAAATCCGCTCCACAAATCTCTTCGCTcgcaacaacaacagcaacagcaATTCAAAGTGCCTCTGTTTCAAGACCACGTTCATCGTCCCTCTCTTCTTCTCGTTCCTCCTCATCCTTTCGTATTACACCTTCTTCTCCTCCTCATCGGGAGCCAGAACTAGAGCCAGTTTCCGGTACAGTATAATTGTCGACGGTGGGAGTACAGGAACTAGGGTTCATGTGTTTAAGTATAGGGTTAAAAACGCGTTGGATTTTGGGAAAAAGGGGGTGGTTACGATGAGAGTGAATCCGGGTTTGTCGTCGTTTGCGGAGGATCCGGATGGAGCGGGGAGTTCGTTGTCGGAGCTGGTGGAGTTTGCGAAAAGCCGGATCCCTAAAGAGAGATGGAGGGAGACGGAGATTCGGCTTATGGCTACGGCTGGGATGAGGATGCTGGATGTTGAAGTGCAGGAGAATATTATGGATTCTTGTAGGAGGGTTTTGCGTTCTTCTGGATTCAAGTTTAGTGATGATTGGGCTTCTGTTATAACAG GTTCTGATGAAGGAGTGTATGCTTGGGTTGTTGCTAATTATGCACTGGGAACTCTTGGAGGAGATCCGTCGGAGACAACTGGGATTATTGAACTTGGTGGTGCTTCTGCTCAG GTAACCTTTGTATCAAGAGAAGCAATGCTGCCTTTGTTCTCACGCACTGTTAAATTTGGGAATATCACTTACAACCTTTACAGCCACAGCTTGCTTCATTTTGGCCTG AATGTTGCTCATGACTCATGGAGAGAAGCACTTATATCAGGAGATTTAAACCTGG CTTCTCAATATATTAAGGATGGATTGCACATAGATCCTTGTACTCCGGCAGGGTACTCTTATAATGCGGATTCGTGGAAGTCGTCGCCTAGCTCACATAGTGAAGAAAGCCAAAATCAGCACACTGTTCAAACAAGGGGAAACTTTTCGGCGTGCAGATCTGCAGCATTGACCCTATTACAGAAGGGGAAAG AATCGTGTTCTTATCAGCATTGTGACATAGGATCAACTTTTATACCTAAGCTTCAGGGGAAATTTTTGGCTACAGAAAATTTCTTTCACACATCAAAG TTTTTTGGATTGGGGCCACGGGCTTATCTCTCCAATTTGATGACTGCTGGGCAAAAATATTGCGGAGAGGATTGGTTAAGGCTAAAAAAAAAGTATGTCTCACACGATGAGGAAGATTTACTTCGACATTGCTTCTCTTCTGCGTACATTGTTGCTCTGCTTCATGACAGTCTTGGGATTGGTATGAATGATGAGAG GATCAAAGTTGCTAATCAGGTGAGAAATATTCCGCTCGACTGGGCATTGGGAGCTTTTATTCTGCAAACTACAGCTGATACAGATCCACATAACCATAACTGGATTGCCGCCATTTTCAGCAATGAATCACCCACTCTCCTCACACTGGTTggaatatttataatattgttgTTTACAGCATGGTCTATATCTAGGTGGAGAAAACCTCAGTTGAAGACAATTTATGACCTAGAAAAGGGACGATATATAACTACAAGAGTTGCTAGGTAA